GACTTTTACCAATAATCAGATGAACATCAGGAAGGATTTGCTTCCCTGTACTAAGTTTTCTTGTTTCTGCTGTTTCGAGTTGTAGCAGGCCTTGGAATACTAAAGTGGCCATTAGTGGTTCTCCCACAATTAAGTTTTGTAAAAAATCATACGCTTGGAACTCATTTTGTTCGTCTTTCACAAAAATGATCTTTGCCATTCGTTTCGTGATTCCACCCCTAGTTGAGCGAATCACTCCCTCCTTTACAACTTTACCTATTCCTATTGTACTTTTTTCTGCTCAAAATTGCACTTATTTTCTCTAATTATTTGAAATCTTCAAGAATAGGTGTTTTTAAAACCACCACAAAACGTGTTGGTTTTTTTATTGCACCAAAAAAACCGCTCTACTAAGCGGCTTTTCGCATCATTATTTTTTCGCTTCTTTCGCTATTTGATACCAACTGTAAATTTTCACTATCGCAAAGAAAATATAGGCAAATGCGATGAGATATGCCCCATAATTGACTAATAAAATATTGATAGCACTTCCCCAGCCAGATTCTTCCGCCACAGCAACAGCCCGGGCATAAGGACTGGTGAAAAAATAAGTAATATATAATGGGTTAAAACTTAAAATAGCGCTAGTGATCGCTATTATGAAAGATGGTAGTACCATTAAGCAACTAATAACTCCAATTACGTGTCCAATTATCTTCAAAAACCTCAATACTACACCTCTTTATTTCTTTTTAGGAATTTGAATGGTAATTTGATAAAAATCATCCGTTTCTTCTTCCTTAAAATCTAGTTCCATTCCATTATCTTGAACCATCGTAACAGATTGCTTGATCGTATTCATAGCAATACGTACATCACGACTAATTGCTTGCCGTTTTGGTTTTGTTTTTTTAGTGGCGGTTGACTTTTTGACACCAAGAAGCTCTTGAATTCGTGCTTCCGTTTGCTTAACGTTCCAGTGATTTTCTTCTATTTCTTGTAAAAGGCTCCCTTGTTGTTCTTCCGTTTCTAAAGCTAATAATGAACGCGCATGGCGCTCCGAAATTTGTTTATTAAGCACCGCTTTTTGGATTGTTTCTGGTAGTTTTAAGAGGCGCATTTTGTTAGCGATAGCAGACTGGCTTTTCCCGACACGCTGAGCAAGTGCTTCTTGAGTGACATCTTGCATGTCTAGCAAGCTTCGGTATGCTTTTGCTTCTTCAATAGGCGTCAGTTCTTCGCGCTGTAGGTTTTCAATTAAAGCAATCGCAGCTACTTCTTCATCATCCAAATTTTGAATAATTGCTGGGATTTTTTTCATTTCCAAAGAAAGAACTGCTCGAAAACGACGCTCTCCGGCAATGATTTCATAATAATCCGGTTCCATCTCTCTAACCACAATTGGCTGAATGACACCATGAATTCGAATCGTTCGAGCAAGCTCATCAATCTTATCTTGATCAAATACGGTCCGCGGTTGAAATTGGTTCGGGAAAATTTTATCCATAGGAAGTTCTTGTACACGTTGTACTCCTTCTTCTACTATATCATCCAGTTGATTATTCTTTTCTTTTTTTCCAAATAAACGTGAAAAAGGCATCTGGGTCCTTCCTTTCCGGAAATTCTTGGGCGCTAAGTGAATAAACCTTACTATCCGCAAGTCTCTTTCATTATTTTAGCAGAAATGACGCAGAAAAACACGTTTATTCTAAATTTAAAATTCCAGAACTTGCTTGTTAACTTGAATTGATTCATTTATTGTTAATTTTTTTTGTAAAACGTACAGTTATCTCTTGCGGTCTTGTTATTGCACCACCAACTACAACAGCGTGACAACCTAGGTTTAGCACTTCTCTCGCTTTCTCAGGAGTATCAATTTTTCCTTCTGCAATGACTGGACGATTAGTGCTTTTTAATACTTCTTTTAGGTGGGAAAATTGGTAGTCGCTGATATCCTTACTCGCGGTTTCCTCTGTATAACCGTAAAGCGTTGTTCCGATGATATCGAAGCCAAGAGAATCTGCATATTGAACGTCTTTTAGGCTTCCTGTATCGGCCATTAAAAGTGTGCTGGGAAATTCTTTACGGATTATTTGTAGTATTTCTGCAAGGCTTTCATTTTTGGGACGTTGTCTTGTGGTCGCGTCCATTGCTACAATTTCAACACCAGTTTCACATATCGTCCTCACTTCTTTTACTGTTGGGGTGATAAATACGTCACAGCTATCGTATACTTGCTTTAAAATACCGATAATTGGCACGTTTACCTCTGTTTGAAT
The nucleotide sequence above comes from Listeria ivanovii subsp. londoniensis. Encoded proteins:
- the noc gene encoding nucleoid occlusion protein; the protein is MPFSRLFGKKEKNNQLDDIVEEGVQRVQELPMDKIFPNQFQPRTVFDQDKIDELARTIRIHGVIQPIVVREMEPDYYEIIAGERRFRAVLSLEMKKIPAIIQNLDDEEVAAIALIENLQREELTPIEEAKAYRSLLDMQDVTQEALAQRVGKSQSAIANKMRLLKLPETIQKAVLNKQISERHARSLLALETEEQQGSLLQEIEENHWNVKQTEARIQELLGVKKSTATKKTKPKRQAISRDVRIAMNTIKQSVTMVQDNGMELDFKEEETDDFYQITIQIPKKK
- a CDS encoding N-acetylmannosamine-6-phosphate 2-epimerase; the encoded protein is MSNTVMEKIAGGLVVSCQALPDEPLHSSLIMSKMALAAVQGGAVGIRANTPEDISAIQTEVNVPIIGILKQVYDSCDVFITPTVKEVRTICETGVEIVAMDATTRQRPKNESLAEILQIIRKEFPSTLLMADTGSLKDVQYADSLGFDIIGTTLYGYTEETASKDISDYQFSHLKEVLKSTNRPVIAEGKIDTPEKAREVLNLGCHAVVVGGAITRPQEITVRFTKKINNK